A stretch of DNA from Globicephala melas chromosome 19, mGloMel1.2, whole genome shotgun sequence:
ACCCCTTTCTGGTGGCTGGGCGGGGGGGACAGTTACCTCAGGGAGGGATGGCGCTGTCAGTGGGCTTCCTGGGGCAacggtggggagtggggagctcATCCCGGGTGGGTCCCAGACCCTCCCGTGCCAGGCAGTACCCTGAGGCTCGAGCCACGCAGACTTGGCCTCACCCTGACCCTGAAGGGGCTCCTTTTGCCTCTGGCTGATCTCCCTGCCTGCTCTCCAGCGGCGTACTCTTCACCTCTGCGCCtggcccttctcctctccccacaggAAACTTCCTGCTGGCCAACCCCGTGTCTGGCAGCCCCATCGTGACAGGTGTGGCCGTGCAGCAGGGCAAGATCATCCTCACCGCCACCTTCCCCACCAGCATGCTGGTCTCCCAGGTCCTGTCGCCggcccccagcctggccctgcccctgaAGCCAGACGCGGCCATCTCAGTCCCCGAAGGAGCCCTCCCGGTGGCCCCCAGCCCCGCTCTGCCAGAGGCCCACGCCTTAGGCGCACTGTCTGCGcagccgccccccgccccggccgccGCCAGTCTGCCCTTCTCCCCAGACTCCTCCGGCCTCCTGCCCGGCTTCCAGGCGCCCCCGCCCGAGGGGCTCCTGCTGTCGCCTGCGGCGGTGCCCATCTGGCCAGCCGGGCTGGAACTGAGCGCCGGCACTGAGGGGCTGCTAGAGGCAGAGAAGGGGCTGGGGACGCAGGCCCCCCACACGGTGCTGAGGCTGCCGGACCCCGACCCCGAGGGGCTGCTCCTGGGGGCCACGGCGGGGGGCGAGGTTGACGAGGGGCTGGAAGTGGAGACCAAGGTCCTGACCCAGTTACAGTCGGTGCCTGTGGAAGAGCCCTTGGAACTGTGACCCGCCAGGCCCCGTGGCCTCCCGTGACAATGGTGCTCGAGGACAGCGGGGAGGAGGGAGCCTCTCAAACACGAAGACGGCTGCCATCCACACACACTACACCCTCCCCGCGGCCGCTCAACCTCTCCACGCCCTGGAGGCCCACTTCTGTCCGGGGCAACGTCCTCTGACGGGACGCCTCCTCTGTTACAGCCCTCTCCTTGCTCTGCCTCCTGATCTACATGGGGAGATTTGGGGCTCCTGACTCAGGGGCTCTGCCCCCCTCGACCTGGTACTAGCTGTGAGCTGAAAGCCCTGCCGAATGGCTGGATTTCCAACCCCCTTGAGCCCTCTCCCTATCACTCCCTGAAACACTATTAATAGCTCCACTGACATCCAGTGTTCCCAGAACTGCTCGGGAATCCGAGGGTGGAGGACGGGCAGTCCTGTGCCCGGAGACTGATGGACCCTCCCCGCCGGGCCCTTCCTGCCCACGAGGGATGTGGGTGTGCGGTCTGTGGGCCAGGGTCCTCCGTTAGCTCCTCCTGGACTAGAGCCCTCAGTAGCACGTCCAGCCCCAGACCAAAGATCCCTTGACCCTCGGGCCAACCCTGACCCCTGTGTCTAGTTTATAtcctaaatctttatttttctaggaCATGTTATGCCttcatttcaattaaaataaagttaacagACAACTAGAACCTCGGGGGGTGTGGGCTATCTTCCAACGGCTTTTGCGCAAGGAAAAGCTGAACCACAAAAGGCTCACCTTGAGACTCTGGCTTTCTGACCAGATGTTCTCGGGGGAACAGGGTTGGAGGTCAGATTTGTGGTGCTGCTTGGGAAGGTGCCTGCCGTGAGCAGAGCTGAGAAAGCAGGAGACCAGGGGCCCGGCCCTGTCTCTTGCTGGTAACAGTTTCCACTTTATttagttaaaaacaataaataatctATAAATAGAACTATAAATAGAACAGGGCCGGAGGCATAGAGTGAGGTACAACTGGGTGAAAGCATTTGATTCTGGGCTGGGCAAAGGACAGGCAGAGGGCAACTGCACCTCCTTGCATTTCattgttgggggtggggagggtccttcctccccacctgcGGCTCCTCTGATAGGCCAGGCCAGGCTTGAAAGGGGCTGTGAGACGCCTGCTACCCCGGGCGGGAGAAGTTCTGGCTGCCCCGTATCAAGGCAAACGCACAAAGCACTGGGGTCAATAAATAGCCGCCTCCCAACTTGGGGGTGCCTGACTGAGGGGCTCTGCACTAGCGGCGGCGATGCCCAGGACGAGACAACCTCTTCACCACCGGCGCCTCGTTTCAGACCACGGCTGCAGGAGCTGCGAGGCAGTGGCGGAGGGAGTGAGGCTGCCCTCACGCGCGGTATAGCGGCGGCGGGCCTTCTCAGCCAGCAGCTGGTAGAAGGGCTTGGGGGTCTCCCAGTCCTCGTCCTCGCTGCTGGAGCTGACCTTCTTCACGATCCGGTTGTGCCGGCGACTGAACCTGCGCGCTTTGGTGCTGGGAGAGAGGTGGCAGGATGGGCAGGATTCCTCGGTCGCCTCCCGACCATCTCTGTCCCACCCTCAGTGCTCTGGCCCCAGCAGTGACCAGGGCCTGGGCTGAGGGGGCGTCCAGGGCTTTATTTGGCCCCAGCGGGGGAGCCACTGGCTCCCGTGAGGACCTGTCACCATCTGCACACGTGCACGTGTGTTTCTGGGGCCAGTTGCAAGCTGGGCAGGTGGAGAGGAGAGGGTTTCAGGGGGGACGGGGCATCaagaggggaagagaagaagaagaccAAGCGACAGGGAAGTTAAGACCCAGCTTTCTGCTCTGAGAAACTCCCTGTGGCAGAGAGGGCAAAGGAAATTTAGGGCAGTGGGGTCCAAATCCAGAATTAAGCTGTTTGCCCTTCGAAGTTACAGCCAGGGGTAGAGTGCCGCTCTGCTTCTGTCACCCCAACTCTTTCATAAGAGCTCGTGACACCCAAATCTCCTGCCCGAGGAAACTCCCAACCTGTTTCCAACATCACAGAGCTCAAGGCTCTGAAAATCAGAGCAGGATGAGAAGCAGGGGCCTCGCCTCTGCCACCCACACCTTCTGGGCAGGGGCTGCTCACCAATATGGTCTCCGCTCCTGCAGGGTCATCATCCGCCAGAGGTGGGCCAGCTCCTTGGTGGCAGTCGTGGATGCGGTCCCAGGGCAGgctctggggcaggagggaggaggaggtgaggagaggcCTGTAGCCTCGCCTGGCTTGGGCGAAGGCCAACGGTGTGACCACACAAGGGTCCCTGGCCCTCTCAGAGCCACAGCTTTCCAAAGCTGAGAACTCGGATCTTTCCGTGTTGCCCTGAAAGATGCCTCCTTTCGCACCCCCTGAAGGGAGCTGGACTAAATGGTGGTTGGAAAGGGGCCACCCTGTGTCCTGGGACCTGTATCCGCCGCTCCAATACCAGCACCACCTCTTCTCCACGGAGGCTGCAGACTGGCAAGATCGGTTCAGGGCTAGGTGCCTGATAGATCATGTCAAGTCGGCCCCAAGAACTTTTGCTTAAAATCTTAGAAACGAGGAGCACTCCTCCCACAGGGTTGCTGGGGCGGGAGACAGGACACGAGCCTGGAGCTCCTGCGGGAGagcctgccccagcccagcccagcgtGATGGAGCACAAAGCCAACCCAGAGCGCGGAGTGGAGGGGGACAGGAGCCCGGGCAGTGTCCCTTGAGCCCAAGGACCAACCACGTCTGAAGGTGGCTCCTCTTTTTTCAggttaatttaattatattaattagttcattatattaattaattcaagCCAGTTAGTTTCCTATTTTTCCTAAGTCTGAGCTGAGTTTCACtgcttgcagtgcacgggccctGACCAGTGCCACGGGGCCGGGGGAGGCCGGGAGAGCGTGGCTGAGGAATGTGTCGGCAGCAGTGGGTGGCCTGCTCTGCCGGTGGATGGACAGTGAGGTAGGGCCCCAATCAGGGCTGAAGAGGACGCCCTCCCACCTGATGTACTGCTTCCGGTTCATCCTGCAGAACATGATGAAGCCGTTGACACACTTCTTCTTCatctgggtggggcagggggttTGCTTGCTCTCATTGGGCTTCACAAGGCCCCTGCCCGCCCTGCCCTTCCTTCCGGCTGCGGGCAGGGCTGAGGCCCGCTGGGTGGGGGTCCACGTATAACTCTCATCCTCATCGCTGGAGGACTGCAGGCCCTCGAGGTCGGCCTGAACATCCTGGGTGGGAGACAGAGAGGTGACGGCAGGCAGGAGACGCGGACTGACCAGGCGGATGGCTTTCTGtctccctcacctcctgctgcCTCCACACCGAGTCTGTGTCCGTGTCCTCCGAGCTGGGGCTGCACAGCTCCTTGCTGTTCTCACACAGCGACAGGTAGCAGTGGTCCAGCGAGACCAAGGACTGGCACCGGCTGAGGGAGTCGGGAAGGTCTTCGGGGGCCTCAGGGGGTGTGTCCTGGGGGGTGAAGGAGAAAGTTGGGAGGAGACGGAGGGGGACAGTGCTGTCCCTTCATGGTCCCCACTCACTGCTTTCCTAGGAGGTCACACGAGCATCATCACAAACAGCTCAGGCTCAAAACAGCCTCCAGATGCCTCCTCAGAAATTCAAGCTAAGTTTCCCCAGTTCCCACAGGGGGTTGGAGAGGAGGTGGATGGGGGTCTTCTGCCTCCTATTCTGGGGCACTCTCTCTCAATCCCATCAGTTTACCACCTTGCAAAGTAGCTGTGATGCCCCGGGCAAGTCTTAgctcctctgagcttcagtttcatgCACAGATGGTGTCACTACACATCCTCTGCAAGGCCGAGAGGCACTTGGTGCAGTGGCTGCACTTCCAAGAGCTCCGCTAAAGgtgtctatttttgtttctacAGCAGATTCAGCTATTCATTGAGGCAGGGGGCCACCTTCCCACACACTGGAGGGGGCCACACACTGGGGACCGGAGCTGGGGCTGCCCCTCTGGCAGTCAGACGTTGAACTGCTGGAGCAGACGGTGCTACAGAAATCAGCCCGGGGGCCTGGGAAGGAGGCTCTTTCCAACTGAGGATCCTGGGGGTCACCGGCtgttttcaatttcctcatctgtcaaatgggttcACAAGAGAGCCTGACTCATAGAGCAGTCATAAAATTATGTGGGGTCTTTTCTGGGCACCTGGCAGCTTTCAGCTTTTATCCTTTGTGTCTGGTTCATTCTAagggcccagcacagagcagggtgCCTGGTGGCCAGCAGGGAGTGTTCAAAGGATGGGCAGGCAGGTGAGGGCACAGATGGTGGGTGAGTCTCTGGAAGGATGAGGAGAAGCATGATGGATGGACAGGTGAGTGGGGGAGGAGCTGAAAGGTCGAGGGGACGGATGAGTGGATCAAGCAGGTGGAGAGAAGGATGGACGTGTGTGTGGACAGATGCATGGGCAGACACCTACCTTCTTCTGTAGTCCCTCAAGCGTGCAGGCGGAAGGCGAAGACGCAGGATCTAAGAATACTTCTTCAAAGAGAGCTgtcgggggcggggagggaggccagaggggtggctGGGGCGGGAACGCCTCTCTCAGGGCACCGTGCCTGTCCCGCCGCCCCTGCTAGCCGGAGTGCCCTTCTCTGGCTTTGGCTTTGGGATCTTCTGCCCCAAGTCCAAATCCGGCTCACAGGCCAGCTCCCGTGGGGAACCACCAACCTGGGCAGAGTGAGTGGGTCCCTATTCCAGGCTCCTGGAGCCTTCCACGCGCCACGCTGGCCTGGGGCTGCTCCCCACCAGGCTGTGGGCTCCTTGAGGGCTGGGATGGGATTCATCCCTGGTTATCCAGCACTGCCAGCACAGGGCTGCACACTTGGTGGGTGTCACTGCAGGTGTTTTTTCTGAATGAACCAAGGTGCTCACCTTGGGTCAGGTGCTTGGCGCCATCCTCCAGGATCTGTTCTGGCTGCAGTTTCGCCGGGGAGCTgaagagggaggggctgagcccTAGGATCTCGCTCCGGTGGCCTGTCGCATTCCAGTTGTCAATCTGGGGAGTCCCCAAGGCGAGTGGGCTCCCTGAAAAGGAAATATCAGGCTCGAGGGTGTGTCAGAGGTTGCCCTCTTCCCCAGCACAGCAGCTGGCTTTGAGCAGATGGTGCCAGACACTGGGGAAAGGTGACTGTCAGTTCCTTGTGGTGAGTGCTTGGAAGAGGAAATTAAGAGGCACGGTGCCTGGCGTCTTGTTAGGAATggccaggaaaaaaatcaatatcatgATGTGCCAGATCCAATAGACTGACTTTAGCTATCTGGAGCTCTGTGTTAAGAAAGATTCTGAGGCAGTGTCTGGGATCAACAGAAAGAGTAATGATTGATCAGCAACGTCTTCCATGGCAACTGATGGCTCAGGGACAGTGGGCAGGCTGTGTGTTGCCATCCCTGTGCTTAGCGGACATCCATCCCTTTCCCGCTCTCCCCCCTTCCACAGACATCCTCAGAAGGAAGGTACCAAGAAGACCCCACTCCAGGCTACAAGGAGGACAGACAGAGCTTCAGTCACCATGGGCGCTGCCCTTTGGGGTCCAGGCAGGAAGCCAAGGGTCAGCATCTGGGGACTCCTTGTCCACCTCCTCGCTGTAATTGCACAACACCAGCTTCTGCCTGCAAGAGAAGGAATTGAAGAGGCAGACCTGGAGTCCCGGGCTGGAGACACCGTGGGCCCTGGGGCgagccctttcccctttgggtgTCTCAGTGTCACCCACTGTGGACTAAGACAGGGATCTCTCCGTGCCGGCCGCTGGGGGGTGCCCGCCCTCAAGGAGCTTCAGGGCTTATAAGGAGAGGCCAGCTGTAATCAGAGCTGACTACACGGGGGCAGAGCTGTGATGGGGCTTTGAGGAGGACAcagagggtgggcagggcaggagggaggaccGAGCTGAGCTAAGCTTAAAGGATGGGTAGTTTTCCAGGTGGACGAAGGGATCAagcttccaggaagagggaacaaaGGGTGAGAAGCCCAGGGGGACACGGGCCTGGCTCCTGCAGGGAGTGGCAAATATTTGGTGGTGTTAAGGGTAAGGTTTGCAGTTGAGGAGCAGGAAAGGGGGCTGGCAAGGTGAGCTGGGACCAGAGAGTGTCTCAAATGCTAATTAAGATATCTGGGCTCTACCCAACAGGAGGGAATAGCTTAAAGCCAAAAACTGACATGATCAAGGTCTTGTGTGTTAGAAAAGCCATGCAGGTGACTACTGGGGACAGGGTAGAGGGCGGGacgggaggcagggagaggatgcGGCCCTGGTCAACACGTAGGAAGCAAGGCTTTCCCTCGAGCTCATGATGCCTGACGCAAAGCTAGGCCCTCAGAGGTGCTCACTCCACAGATACCAGTCGAGGGTGGTGATTGACCCCATTTCTCACCAAGCCTTAGCCAATCCCACCAAACGCCTCAGCTTCTTCCACTCACATCCCTGGGCTTCCCTTACCTGGGACGGGGCTGGGTCCTGTTGAGAAAATGGATCCTCTCAACCCGTTGCTGGGCCTCGAAGGCAGGGTAAGGCCCCGCATCCTGGGCACTGTTTTTGCAACAGCAGCctacggggtggggggggggggcaagtcAGGATGGTCACTCCTGTGTCTGGCCCAAATCCTGGGACTCACAGAGGCAGGGACGGAGAGGTGCTGGGGTATGCCACAgcctatccctccccccatcccagccaAAACCTCAGGCTCTGGGGCCTCTGTGTGAGGTTTGGGGGCTCCCTGAATCACCTGCAGGTTTCTGGAATCCCACGGCCCTATCAAAAGCTGTAAGGAAGATAAAATCCTTAAGcagaatgatgatgatgaagatgatgagaGCAAACAAGTATATAGTGCTCACCAAGGCAGCACGGTTTTAATCTTAAGTTTTACATACTACTCGGTAGCCCTTTACCAAAGGGTACggtttttataatagccatttaCAGTTAAATAAACTGAGGCATTGAGATATCaagtaactggcccaaggtcacaagaTTAGCTCAAGATCTGGGACACCCTCCTTCCCCAGGTGGGTCAGGCGCCTCCTTGGGGCTCCCACAGCCTCCTGGGCGACCCCAGGAAGTGAGAGCGTGGGATTTCTTCACTGGACTGTCACCGGCACCGCTCACGTGGCCTGGCCCAGAGGAGATGCTCTGGGAGGAAAGGCTGAAGGAACAGACAGAG
This window harbors:
- the MEIOSIN gene encoding meiosis initiator protein, with the protein product MWNSSKHLCFPEQPRTNFLGPRNRRASKNHTNKLQELALLLPVALRTSTKKFTKKEILLHVLYYIHYLQRKIDAAKALLEFHTTDGNGGLGGLGWKQAAGPAKWRHSTPSSTPHSHESHLWGGCQKPRKKKPAQASERQTRAQNPRRCLALDQPKKQVTPSPDQRGGNMVATITPPRCLDSCSHPKAVSSPSQGDRKGGRSWLTLLHMAENSVHCDISTFDRAVGFQKPAGCCCKNSAQDAGPYPAFEAQQRVERIHFLNRTQPRPRQKLVLCNYSEEVDKESPDADPWLPAWTPKGSAHGSPLALGTPQIDNWNATGHRSEILGLSPSLFSSPAKLQPEQILEDGAKHLTQALFEEVFLDPASSPSACTLEGLQKKDTPPEAPEDLPDSLSRCQSLVSLDHCYLSLCENSKELCSPSSEDTDTDSVWRQQEDVQADLEGLQSSSDEDESYTWTPTQRASALPAAGRKGRAGRGLVKPNESKQTPCPTQMKKKCVNGFIMFCRMNRKQYIRACPGTASTTATKELAHLWRMMTLQERRPYCTKARRFSRRHNRIVKKVSSSSEDEDWETPKPFYQLLAEKARRRYTAREGSLTPSATASQLLQPWSETRRRW